The Spirosoma sp. SC4-14 DNA window GTCATTTCTGAGCAGGATCGCTCATTCAATAAGTTATACAAAGCGGTCAATGCCTTTGGCGAACAGGTGAAGCGAGTGGCTCAGGAAGATAAAGAATCCATTCTGGCCAGCGGTCTGAATTTTAACCTGAATGCTATTGTTGGTGGTCAGTTAGAAGACGATGAAGAACACAAACTCTTTTTGCTATATCCAGAAGGCAACTGGGTGGAGGTTGACCAGGGCTCTCCCTTCAAGATTATTGGCAACTCGGGTTATGGCAAGCCCCTGCTCTTCCGAAATCTCTCCTACGAAACCAGTTTGCAGGAAGCCCTGAAAATCGGCTTTCTGGCCTTCGATGCTACGCGCGTCAGTGCCAACGACGTCGACTATCCACTTGATGTGGTCATTTATCCGAAAGATAGTTTCCACATGACAGAATATCGTCTCGACAAAGAAGATATGGACGAAGTTTCGCACCAGTGGAGCGCGCTGCTAAGCAACTCGGTTCGTAAACTTCCCTCCTACTGGATGGACCCCATTTTCGAAAAAGTGCGTTCAGTAAAAAAAGTCTAACTCCATGATAAATGATGAATTAGTACCAAAACCATTCATCATTCATCATTTATCATTCTATCCCATGTTGCTCCACGTTCGGCACGATTCTGAATATACTTACGATAGTCCTGTTGCTCTCAATCCACAAACGTTATACCTCTACCCCCGGACCTATCCCTATCAGCGTTTACTGGACTACAAGCTGATTATCGACCCAGCCCCAACCCGAATCGTACGCAATATTGATGTGGAGGGCAATGTGCAGCAACTGGCTTACTTTGGCCATCCAACAAATCACCTGCGCGTTTCGGCTGAAATCAAGCTACAATCCGACGAATTCAACTCATTCGATTTTGTTCTGTTCCCTTTCGAGACCCAACGCGTTCCGTTTCGCTATCCAAAATACGAACAGGATCTGTTGCATCCGTATCTGGAGCGGGTTGGCGTAACACATCGTATTGAAGACTGGGCCAAACAAATAGCGGCTAAAGCGAAGTGGCAAACGACCTCTTTTCTGATGCTGCTCAACCAGGCCATTCGGGACTTTACTTACGAAATCAGGGAAGAAGGCGCACCATTTCCACCCGAACAAACGCTCACCCTGCGCAAAGGTTCCTGCCGCGACTATACCACCCTGTTTATGGCAGCCTGCCGGAGCCTGGGCATTGCCTCCCGCTTTGTGAGTGGCTATCTGTTCGGAAATCCGCAGCAGGAACATCAGCTCCATGCCTGGGCCGAAGTATATTTACCCGGTGCTGGCTGGCGCGGCTTCGACCCAACTGAAGGATCGGTTGTTGTTAACCGCCATGTTTTTCTGACCTCAACCGCAAAGCCCGACCTGGCAGCGCCCATTAGTGGCACTTTCCTGGGTGCGGCCAGGTCGACCTTACGCTCTGATTTAGTCTTTATCTAAATAGTTTAGCGATTAGCGGTTTATCGATCTCAAACCGTTATCTTTTTTTGTAACCGGCACCAGTTGCCAAACAGCAGACACGTATCTTTGTAACCTTATCAGAATTCTTATCAGACCCTTCACGTGGCATTAATAAAGTCTATTTCCGGTATTCGAGGAACGATTGGAGGGCGCAGCGGAGACGGACTGACGCCTTTAGACGTGGTTAAGTTTACGGCCGCTTTTGGCCAGTGGGTTCGGCAACGAAACCCCGAAAAACAAACAGTAGTCATTGGTCGCGATGGGCGACTATCGGGTGAGATGGTATCGAAGCTCGTAGTGGCTACCCTACAGGGCTTAGGCCTGACGGTCATAGACCTCGGTTTGTCGACTACCCCGACAGTTGAGCTGGCCGTCCCGAGCGAAGGTGCAGCCGGTGGTATTATTCTCACGGCCAGCCATAATCCTATCCAGTGGAACGCGCTAAAACTGCTCAACGAGACAGGCGAATTTATTTCGGCCGACGACGGTGCCCAGGTTCTGGCCATTGCCGAAGCCGAAGCATTTGATTTTGCTGAAGTGCGTAAGCTAGGCCAGTATCAGTCCGATTCGACCTGGCTACAAAAACACATCGACATGATCCTGGCATTGCCCCTGGTCGATCGTGCTGCCATTGCAGCCCGCAATTTCCGAATTGTGGTCGATGCCGTTAACTCAACCGGTGGTCTGGCAGTGCCAATGCTGCTGGAAGCACTGGGGGTCGAAAAAATAACGAAGCTGCACTGTGAACCTACTGGCCACTTCGCTCATAATCCTGAGCCGCTGCCCGAAAACTTACGCGACATCATCAAAGAGATGGAAAAGGGCAATGCCGATTTGGGTGTTGTGGTTGATCCTGATGTTGATCGGCTGGCCCTTATCTGCGAAGATGGCTCACCCTTTGGCGAAGAGTACACCCTGGTAGCTGTTGCCGATTATATTCTCAAACATAAACCCGGCAACACCGTCTCAAACCTGTCGAGCACGATAGCATTACGCGATATCACCCAAAAATACAGCGGGCAACACTTTGCATCGGCAGTTGGCGAAGTAAATGTGGTTGAAATGATGAAAGCAAAAGATGCCGTAATTGGTGGCGAAGGCAACGGTGGTATCATTTATCCTGATCTGCACTACGGTCGTGACGCACTGGTTGGCATTGCTCTGTTTTTAACCCATCTGGCCAAATCAGGTAAATCGGCGTCGATGCTGCGCCGAACGTACCCAAATTATTACATTTCCAAGAATAAAATTGAGCTTACGCCCGACATCGATGTTGATGCAGTTCTGGAGCGTATACAGGCCAAATATGCCCGTAATCCTATCAATACTATCGACGGCGTTAAAATCGAATTCGACAAAGAGTGGGTTCACTTACGGAAATCCAACACAGAACCGATCATTCGCATCTATTCTGAATCAGACACACTGGCAACCGCCGATCATTTGGCGGGTAAGATTATCAGCGATATTCGTGAAGTAATTGCCGAAAAGCGGTATTGATACCAGTCTTTATCAGGAATATCTATTCAAGGTCGTTGCTTCGGTAACGACCTTTTTCTTTCGCCACCAATCGAATGCCCCATAGGTTGGCGGAGTATGTGCCCCATTCGAACCCCTATGTTGTAGAATAAAATACTCGTAATCGGCCAGCGGTTGGGCAACGGAGCAGAATGCACAAAACATAAACAACTGATAATGAATGGCCTATATTCAGTTAAAGTAGGCTGGCATA harbors:
- the glmM gene encoding phosphoglucosamine mutase — translated: MALIKSISGIRGTIGGRSGDGLTPLDVVKFTAAFGQWVRQRNPEKQTVVIGRDGRLSGEMVSKLVVATLQGLGLTVIDLGLSTTPTVELAVPSEGAAGGIILTASHNPIQWNALKLLNETGEFISADDGAQVLAIAEAEAFDFAEVRKLGQYQSDSTWLQKHIDMILALPLVDRAAIAARNFRIVVDAVNSTGGLAVPMLLEALGVEKITKLHCEPTGHFAHNPEPLPENLRDIIKEMEKGNADLGVVVDPDVDRLALICEDGSPFGEEYTLVAVADYILKHKPGNTVSNLSSTIALRDITQKYSGQHFASAVGEVNVVEMMKAKDAVIGGEGNGGIIYPDLHYGRDALVGIALFLTHLAKSGKSASMLRRTYPNYYISKNKIELTPDIDVDAVLERIQAKYARNPINTIDGVKIEFDKEWVHLRKSNTEPIIRIYSESDTLATADHLAGKIISDIREVIAEKRY
- a CDS encoding transglutaminase family protein, which translates into the protein MLLHVRHDSEYTYDSPVALNPQTLYLYPRTYPYQRLLDYKLIIDPAPTRIVRNIDVEGNVQQLAYFGHPTNHLRVSAEIKLQSDEFNSFDFVLFPFETQRVPFRYPKYEQDLLHPYLERVGVTHRIEDWAKQIAAKAKWQTTSFLMLLNQAIRDFTYEIREEGAPFPPEQTLTLRKGSCRDYTTLFMAACRSLGIASRFVSGYLFGNPQQEHQLHAWAEVYLPGAGWRGFDPTEGSVVVNRHVFLTSTAKPDLAAPISGTFLGAARSTLRSDLVFI
- a CDS encoding peptidase, translating into MTYCLGIKVASGLVAIADRRLTSGSEVSSNRKISVHEVENHSLFIMTSGLRSVRDKAITYFKEVISEQDRSFNKLYKAVNAFGEQVKRVAQEDKESILASGLNFNLNAIVGGQLEDDEEHKLFLLYPEGNWVEVDQGSPFKIIGNSGYGKPLLFRNLSYETSLQEALKIGFLAFDATRVSANDVDYPLDVVIYPKDSFHMTEYRLDKEDMDEVSHQWSALLSNSVRKLPSYWMDPIFEKVRSVKKV